From Antechinus flavipes isolate AdamAnt ecotype Samford, QLD, Australia chromosome 1, AdamAnt_v2, whole genome shotgun sequence:
CTAGCAGTGTCTTAACAATAAGGACTTCATCTCTTACAGACCAGAGAATACCCACAAATATCCCACAAACAAGTATCTTGAGGACATCAACCTATTATACTGGAGCTATGAAGAAGCTGTTGTGAATTTTGAAGATGTGCAAGGGCGCTGTGTTGTAAAGTATTATGAAATGACAGACCCCGTTGAGAAATATTGTCTTGGTGACAAGGAACACTTTTATTTCCAAGAGGTGATCCTTTCTATAGATTGATGACTTCTTTGGGATCAAGCTGAGTAACAAGAAGGAGATAGGAAGTGTAATTGAATGATAGAAGTAGGATTTAAGATGAGCTTCTCCATAGCAGCTTTCAGGTGACTGGCTGGTCTAGTGGAGAGAActctagacctggagtcaggaacacccaAGGTCAAAATTTGGCTATAGACACTTTCTTAattgacttggataaaggcataggAGGCAGGTGTAGCAGAACAAGTGACTACACCTGCTACTTCACTCAAATTTGTGTCTTCTCCAGAGTTAAACTAAACTTGATTCAGCTGATTTTATTAACAAGAAATAAGTTCAAATGTGGGACTAAAACTTTTTTCAGTCCAAGTATACATGATAGGGGAGTTATAAGTAAGAGCTTCTTGGCTCTCCTATTTCATCCTTGAAATATCAAGATTATAATCCTCTCTAAACCACAAGTTTTTCCACAAGAATTTCTAATATGAACTTCCAGTTAACATTCTCTTTTGATCTGGATGGAGTCTGTTTCAATGGGGTACTTATAATTGTGTTTAGAtctcattcattcttttcatttaagtGTCTTCTCTTAGTGATAGTGACAAGCTGGTGCTAATCTGGCTAGAAGAGGGTGAGGAGGTAGAGAGAATTGGACAAGCTCATACTTCTCATACATAGGAATATTAGGTTGGTTCTACTTGGTCTGGGCAGCTCCACAGGGGGTGGGGCAGAATGCAAGTCAACAGGAAAGTTGCAGAGAGGTAGAAAGTTTATATCTAGCTCAAATCTACAGCATAAGTGAtatggtggatagagcattggatgAGGAATCAATAATACCTAttgtcaaatctgacctctggtATTtgtgagctgtgtgaccctgggcgagccCTGATAAAtgtctatttccttatttgtaaaattgagaacacctacttttctctttattttttaataatagttcttaatttttaaaaataccagtaAATCTTTTCTACAATGAATCAATTCGGgtcaattacaatagacttgtgatggagaaagccatctgcactcagagaggactatagggactgaatgtggatcacaatataatatttttaccttttttgtttgcttgcttttccccccttttttcctttttgatcggatttctcatgcagcatgataaatatggaagtatgtatagaagaattgctcatgtttggCATATGTGGTAAGGAAGTGGgtaggagagaaatttggaacactaggttttgcgggtgtgaatgttgagaactgtctttgcatgtattttgaaaataaaaagctatttttaaatacatgcaaagatagtttccaacattcatccttgcaaaaccttgtgttccaagttttttcccctctcttcccacctatcccctcccccagacagcaagtaatccaatataggtttaaaatatgcaattcttctaaaggtatttccacacttatcatgctaaacaagaaaaatctgatcaaaaagaagaaaaaatgaaagaacaagaagcaaacaacaaaaggtggAAATATTGTGATCCATAGTCAGTCCCCATCATCCTCTCTGGATggagatgtctctctccatcacaagtctattggaattgtcctgaatcgcTTCTTTGTTGAAAAGATGAAGTACATCACAGCTAATAATCACATTATcgtattattgttaataataccTGAttttcagggttgttatgagactATTGGCAAGACTTAGCTAgcattataaagtactttacctTTGAATGGTAGTTAACTGCAAACCTTAGACTGTCTAGGCATTGAGGGATAGTTTTCTCCAGTCACTAGTATCTTGAGATCTCTCAGCCATCTTGTAAATGAGATTATTGGATATGCTGGACAGCAAGATCACTCTAGTGAATGGAATATACATTTTGGACCAGAGAAATCCTGGACTTATCTAATCTAATCTCATAGATAAGGAAAACTGATGCTTATTGCTTCGAGACCTTAATCAAATCAATTGATTTCTCCAAAACTCAAAGGCAGCATTGTACTCCGGATCCCCTAATTTCTTAGCCAaaccttgtttgtttttctcactCTTAAGTAGCATCTAAGATTTATTCAGGCTTTTATGAAGGGATGTCACTTATCTTTTgacatttttcctttctagataaTTAATCTTAGCTTTATACCCCTTTAGACCTATAATGCAGAAAGGAAAAGTTTTGAAGAAGTTCCAAAATATGCCCgtggtgaaaaggaaaaaagaaaagaaaaaggtttgttctatttcttcaacTTTGAAGACTTGCCCAAATATTGCTGTTACAGATCAAATGGTACTTGAGGTCAATTGGGAATGGGCTCTTAAGTCTAAGAAGCTTTcagaaataattgctatattTCAACAcaaccttttttttctcttctgtttttgtcACTCTTTGAAGTAGTAAGGCACTGGCAGTTTCTTGGGATGGTGGATTCCCTGTGTTTGGTGTGACTTTGGGGTTAGTAACTGAATAAACAATGAGCATCTCCTCACCTTCAGGCAAAGGATCAGGCAGAGGCAGTGAAAAACTTATAACACTGGAACcaattcaagaaaagaaagaagtaaatgtGCCCAAACTTCGAACTTTGGATGTGTTCTCTGGCTGTGGAGGATTGTCTGAAGGCTTTCACCAAGCAGGTAAAGACAGCAGGTTGTTGCTCCTGGATGCTCtaatttgaacttttctttttctctaaggGTACTTGAATTCTAAAGAGATTTATCCTGCTTTAAAAATGTGCCATGCATAGCACATTCCTTAGATAAtggctaaaatatttttttttctcctttccaggaATATCTGAAACACTGTGGGCTATTGAAATGTGGAAACCTGCAGCCGAGGCATTCATTCTGAATAATCCTCGGACGACTGTCTTTTCAGAAGATTGTAATGTTCTCCTGAAAATGGTTATGTCTGGGGAAAAGACCAATTCTGTGGGCAAGAAGCTGCCTCAGAAAGGAGATGTGGAAATGCTTTGTGGTGGGCCACCCTGCCAAGGGTTTAGTGGAATGAACCGCTTCAACTCGCTCACTTATTCCAAGTTCAAGAACTCCCTAATTGTCTCCTTTCTCAGGTGAATGGCACTGGGAAATAATTGTCATCTTAGCTTGTAGTCTTTGCTTTCTGCTTCCTGGGGGTGGCAAGCACGGGGAGCCTCTACATTTCTAGTGAGAAAGTTCCTACTTCATCCAGTTGGCACACAGGGATTctgcctttcctctttccctatgGAAATTCATTCCAAAGGGACTTGCTTTGGCTCTTTTGTAGCAGAATTCAATGCTTATGGGTCATTCTGTCAGTCACTTCTAAAGAACTCTGATAAGTAGCTGACTTGACAATAAGGTTCTCTATGGAACTATCTttcctagatttaaaaaaaaaatgtgaagggtTATGGAGTTAAATAGcacttcttctttttcctccacccCATGTAACCcctttcagagaaagaagaactgcctttttttccccttggcatGCCTGTCCTGCCCCTTTGGGGTCAGCtccatgtaacttttttttttttttttgagattcccTCTCTACTTTCTATACCAATGTAGGGGGGTTATGGAGTAGAGAAAATTTGAAGTCCCCTAGTTTAAAAGGACTTATCTATATTGAAACAAATTCATTAAGGTTTTGGTCTAGATCGGGGATTCTTGAGTTCTATGAACTTATTTTTGGGGGAACATACTTtagtaattgttctttttttcttttgtacttttattgaaggtttttattgtcaaaacatatgcatagataattttcaacattcatccttgcaaaacctggtgttccaaaatttttcccctccctttcccccatcccttccctagatggcaagtaatccaatatattaataACTATAGTTTCAATATCAttagttttctatatatatatcttaaggAATATCTTTAAAACACTAATCTGAGAAGAAATCTTGGGCTTTAATAAGCTAAAAGAATCCATGACACAGATTAAGAAAGTCTGGTCTAGAATAAGAGTCGAGGTACCATAGGGCTCCTTTTCCACATTCAAAAGCTTAAAATATACATGAAAACTTAGAAAACTAAAGTCTCGGTCTTTAATGAATTCTCTAAAGTCAGAATCTGTGTAGTATATTAGGCAATGATTTCCTTCACTTGGGATACAAAATTCTTGTCTTTGTctgttaaagggaaaaaaaatcattatacaaACAACTTGGAAAATGACTTAGAGGGacagaaattattaataaaacaaaacaaaacaaaacaatgctgCTCATTGCATGCAGCAATAAAACAGAAGGGACAAGTAGGCAAATTCAACATTGCTCCCAATGGCTTCAAGTTCTGTGACTCCCAGCTGGTTTCTGTTTATAACTgaatttgggaaatggaaaaagcTCCACCTAATATAAAGCTTAGAGTCAGGTATCCCAGAAAGTGTTTTGTGCTGCTGTGGCCACCTCTGATCTTAGACTGATTTTCTTTCCCTGCAGCATCTCTTACTTTAAAGCTGCCACTGACAGAGAACTCCATCTTCCAAGTCCACAATAGCTTTATCTTTCAAGactgaaggaaaataaaacctaCAATTCCCAGGGTCTTTAGCTACTTAGACCCATCCCCTCCAGTCTGTCTTTTCTGAATGACTTTAgactttctattaaaaaataatctttcttatttatttctcccACAGCTACTGTGATTACTATAGACCTAAGTTTTTCCTACTGGAAAATGTAAGAAACTTTGTGTCATTCAAGCGTTCCATGGTCCTGAAGCTGACCCTCAGATGTCTGGTTCGAATGGGATATCAGTGCACATTTGGTATATTGCAGGTAGGTTCATAcctggaggtggggaggaaaggagcAAGTAGAAGAAGGTAACCAAGGAAAATCACATTGATGCCAGTATCCCTTTTCTTTCAgtgttgaaggaaaaaaaactcttaGTATTTCAGAAAATGGACTAATTTAGATTGGAGAGCTGGAATCAACTCTATTTGatacctatgtgactttgagcaatcATTGGATCTCTTAGGGCCAtcctcatttagaaaataagAATTGTAGTCCCTGCTAGCTTTAAATCTGTCAGTGTTTCTGTATGGTTTTTCTACTACGTTTAGTTCATTCTAATCCATCAATATGAAACAAAGTTTTGGCATTGGTTTAAAATCAGATTTGTCTCCTAAgatgaaacaaaaatgaagtagaaataaaTGTCTTCTCTCTTGATTAATCGGTTATCAATACGTGAAGGttacttttagaatttaaaatgtcACTTTTAGAATTGAAAGTATCTCTTATATCTTTAGATGAAAGGTTCCATTTAGTAGGTTGGCTTTTGCTTCTGATCCATAGACTTTTTTTTCATGGCTTTTATGTGGAACATGAGTGTATTGATAGCACCAGAGTCAGCCTTGTTACTATCTTAGGGAAACACTGAAGAGAAGGATATGGGGCagaagaaaggaataataattttcctgaaactgaaaataaagaagttaatttCTCTCTCCCGCCCCAACCCGGTGTTAGATGTTAAAAGCTTATAGTCAAATGAGATTAATCAAATCTGACattaaatgaaatcaaataatcaaataacCTATGNNNNNNNNNNNNNNNNNNNNNNNNNNNNNNNNNNNNNNNNNNNNNNNNNNNNNNNNNNNNNNNNNNNNNNNNNNNNNNNNNNNNNNNNNNNNNNNNNNNNNNNNNNNNNNNNNNNNNNNNNNNNNNNNNNNNNNNNNNNNNNNNNNNNNNNNNNNNNNNNNNNNNNNNNNNNNNNNNNNNNNNNNNNNNNNNNNNNNNNNNNNNNNNNNNNNNNNNNNNNNNNNNNNNNNNNNNNNNNNNNNNNNNNNNNNNNNNNNNNNNNNNNNNNNNNNNNNNNNNNNNNNNNNNNNNNNNNNNNNNNNNNNNNNNNNNNNNNNNNNNNNNNNNNNNNNNNNNNNNNNNNNNNNNNNNNNNNNNNNNNNNNNNNNNNNNNNNNNNNNNNNNNNNNNNNNNNNNNNNNNNNNNNNNNNNNNNNNNNNNNNNNNNNNNNNNNNNNNNNNNNNNNNNNNNNNNNNNNNNNNNNNNNNNNNNNNNNNNNNNNNNNNNNNNNNNNNNNNNNNcattatttgataaaaactgctgggataattggaaattagtatggcagaaattaggcatggacccacacttaacaccatataccaagataagatcaaaatgggtctatgacctaggcataaagaacgagattataaataaattagaggaacatagaatagtttctctcagacttgtggaggagaaagaaatttgtgaccaaagatgaactagagaccattactgatcacaaaatagaaaattttgattacatcaaattaaaaagcctttgtacaaataaaactaatgcaaagaagattagaagggaagcaacaaactgggaaaacattttcacagttaaaggttctgataaaggcctcatttccaaaatatatagagaactgactcaaatttataagaaatcaagccattctccaattgataaatggacaaaggatatgaacagacaattttcagaggatgaaattgaaactattaccactcatatgaaagagtgttccaaatcattattgatcagagaaatgcaaattaagacaactctgagataccactacacacctgtcagattggctaagatgacaggaaaaaataatgatgaatgttggaggggatgcgggaaaactgggacactaatgcattgttggtggagttgtgaacgaatccaaccattctggagagcaatctgtaattatgcccaaaaaattatcaaattgtgcataccctttgatccagcagtgtttctattggccttatatcccaaagaaatactaaagaagggaaagggacctgtatgtgccaaaatgtttgtagcagccctgtttgtagtggctagaaactggaaaatgaatggatgcccatcaattggagaatggctgggtaaattgtggtatatgaatgttatggaatattattgttctgtaagaaatgaccagcaggataaacacagagaggactggcgagacttacatgaactgatgctaagtgaaatgagcagaaccaggagatcattatacacttcgacaatgatattgtatgaggacatattttgatggaagtggatttctttgacaaagagacctaactgagtttcaattgataaatgacggacaaaagcagctacacccaaagaaagaacactgggaaacgaatgtgaactatcttcatttttgtttttcttcccgggttatttataccttctgaatccaattctccctatgcaacaagagaactgttcggttctgcaaacatatattgtatctaggatatactgcaacatatccaacatataaaggactgcttgccatctaggggagggggtggagagaaggagggaaaaaaaaatcgg
This genomic window contains:
- the LOC127544647 gene encoding DNA (cytosine-5)-methyltransferase 1-like, with protein sequence MFHAHWFCSGNDTVLGATSDPLELFLVDECEDMELSYIHSKVNVIYKAPSENWSMEGGSDVEPKMVEDDGRTYFYQFWYDPDYARFESPPTIQPTENNKYKFCASCAHQSEMSKKNALKVLEPLKEVDDKIFYNLAMKNGVQYRKGDGVFLLPEAFGFLFKPPVITRKLKESVNEDQYPEYYRKQSDYIKGSNLDAPEPYRIGQIQEIFCEKESNGTVIKLRINKFYRPENTHKYPTNKYLEDINLLYWSYEEAVVNFEDVQGRCVVKYYEMTDPVEKYCLGDKEHFYFQETYNAERKSFEEVPKYARGEKEKRKEKGKGSGRGSEKLITLEPIQEKKEVNVPKLRTLDVFSGCGGLSEGFHQAGISETLWAIEMWKPAAEAFILNNPRTTVFSEDCNVLLKMVMSGEKTNSVGKKLPQKGDVEMLCGGPPCQGFSGMNRFNSLTYSKFKNSLIVSFLSYCDYYRPKFFLLENVRNFVSFKRSMVLKLTLRCLVRMGYQCTFGILQVGSYLEVGRKGASRRR